One Fontisphaera persica DNA window includes the following coding sequences:
- the darG gene encoding type II toxin-antitoxin system antitoxin DNA ADP-ribosyl glycohydrolase DarG, with protein MITFQQGNLLEAEVEALVNTVNTVGVMGKGIALMFKERYPENFRAYAQACKAGKVRPGRMFVTATGELTGPRWIINFPTKEHWRNPSRLEWIAAGLEDLVRVIREKNIRSVALPPLGCGQGGLDWNQVRPLIESILGQLSEVQVIAFEPTVQYQNVAKHGGVAQLTVPRALMAETIRRYWVLGIECTLLEIHKLAWFLSQAIQRRNLPDVLDLRFQADRYGPYSHRLNHLLNALDGSYLRANKRVADCTPCDTIAFADEKAETVALFLRRTESRPYLPVLDDVDQWIDGYQSPLGMELLATVHWLLVQERCAPEVRALREALARWPGGKDAGLRKNRLFQDHHLAAAIERLRPLIN; from the coding sequence ATGATTACCTTCCAACAAGGTAATTTGCTCGAAGCCGAGGTGGAAGCCCTGGTGAACACGGTCAACACCGTGGGCGTCATGGGCAAGGGGATTGCGCTCATGTTCAAGGAACGCTATCCGGAAAATTTTCGCGCCTACGCCCAGGCCTGCAAAGCCGGCAAGGTGCGTCCGGGCCGAATGTTTGTCACTGCCACGGGCGAATTGACCGGCCCCCGATGGATCATCAATTTTCCCACCAAAGAACACTGGCGCAATCCATCGCGATTGGAGTGGATTGCGGCCGGTTTGGAAGACCTGGTGCGCGTAATCCGCGAAAAGAACATCCGCTCCGTGGCCCTGCCCCCCCTCGGTTGTGGGCAGGGCGGCCTCGATTGGAACCAGGTGCGCCCCCTCATCGAAAGCATTCTGGGACAGCTTTCGGAAGTGCAGGTCATCGCCTTTGAACCCACGGTCCAATACCAGAATGTCGCCAAGCATGGCGGCGTGGCGCAGTTGACCGTGCCGCGGGCCTTGATGGCGGAAACCATCCGCCGCTATTGGGTCTTGGGCATTGAGTGCACGCTCCTGGAAATTCATAAATTGGCCTGGTTTCTCAGCCAGGCCATCCAGCGGCGAAACCTTCCCGATGTGCTGGACCTGCGTTTTCAAGCCGATCGTTATGGCCCTTACTCCCATCGCTTGAATCACCTCCTGAACGCCCTGGACGGCAGTTATCTGCGCGCGAATAAACGGGTGGCTGATTGCACCCCCTGCGACACCATCGCCTTTGCCGACGAGAAAGCGGAAACGGTGGCTCTCTTCCTGCGCCGCACGGAAAGCCGCCCTTACCTGCCTGTCCTGGATGACGTGGACCAGTGGATTGACGGCTACCAATCACCCTTGGGCATGGAATTGCTCGCCACGGTGCACTGGTTGCTGGTGCAAGAGCGTTGCGCGCCGGAAGTGCGCGCCCTGCGGGAAGCGCTCGCTCGCTGGCCCGGCGGCAAGGATGCCGGCCTGCGCAAAAACCGCTTATTCCAAGACCACCACCTGGCTGCTGCCATTGAGCGGCTGCGTCCCTTAATAAATTAA
- a CDS encoding DNA adenine methylase, producing MQIQEALKLGIWAQDTAIAENPDYLTRQLITYIGNKRALLGEISNAVVRIKRRLGKQKLACFDVFSGSGVVSRYLKAHSSRLISNDLEDYARVIGRCFLANRSSVDMFLLEDIVKDLNARVLDAPFPKGFIEEMYAPRDELNITKEDRVFYTQNNARRLDNYRRLINEIPEYLHDFLLAPLLSEASIHANTAGVFKGFYKNRITRVGQFGGSGRDALRRIMGEIILETPVLSNFECEVEVLQEDANKAVRSIRGLDLAYLDPPYNQHPYGSNYFMLNLIVHYKRPVHVSKVSGIPINWRRSRYNVKEEAPKVFTDLVEHLDAAFLLVSFNDEGFISPTEMFKILGAFGKVETIHIRYNAFRGSRSFANRSLHTTEHLYIVERR from the coding sequence ATGCAAATCCAAGAGGCACTGAAATTAGGTATTTGGGCGCAAGACACCGCTATAGCGGAGAATCCCGATTACCTTACGCGGCAGCTAATTACGTATATTGGCAACAAGCGGGCCTTGCTTGGAGAAATTTCTAATGCAGTTGTGCGAATTAAGAGGCGACTAGGTAAGCAAAAACTTGCTTGCTTCGACGTTTTCAGCGGATCTGGTGTCGTTTCGCGCTATCTAAAAGCGCATTCGTCTCGCCTTATCTCTAATGACTTGGAAGATTACGCACGCGTAATCGGTCGATGCTTTCTTGCAAATCGAAGCAGTGTGGACATGTTCTTGTTAGAAGACATCGTGAAGGATCTTAATGCTAGGGTCTTAGATGCACCATTTCCCAAAGGATTTATTGAAGAGATGTACGCCCCCCGTGATGAGTTAAATATTACGAAAGAGGACCGTGTGTTCTACACCCAAAACAATGCTCGGCGGTTAGACAACTACCGAAGGCTAATTAATGAGATACCAGAATATTTACATGATTTCCTTTTAGCTCCACTTTTAAGTGAAGCCTCTATACACGCAAACACCGCTGGAGTCTTCAAAGGATTCTACAAAAATCGTATCACTAGGGTAGGTCAATTTGGGGGAAGTGGTCGAGACGCTCTTCGGCGCATCATGGGTGAGATCATTCTGGAGACTCCGGTCTTGAGTAATTTCGAGTGTGAAGTTGAAGTGCTGCAAGAAGATGCAAATAAAGCAGTGAGGAGTATTCGTGGGCTTGATTTAGCGTATTTGGACCCTCCATACAACCAGCATCCATATGGCTCCAATTATTTCATGCTTAATCTGATTGTTCATTACAAAAGACCTGTACATGTCAGCAAAGTATCAGGGATACCGATTAACTGGCGAAGGTCCCGCTACAACGTCAAAGAAGAGGCGCCAAAGGTTTTTACAGATCTTGTCGAACATTTAGATGCCGCCTTCCTGTTAGTATCATTTAACGATGAAGGGTTTATCAGTCCCACAGAGATGTTCAAGATTCTTGGGGCTTTTGGAAAAGTCGAGACTATTCATATTAGATACAACGCCTTCCGCGGAAGTCGAAGCTTTGCGAATCGTTCTCTTCATACAACAGAGCATTTGTATATAGTAGAAAGGAGATAA
- a CDS encoding EcoRI family type II restriction endonuclease has product MSRKHQLRTDRETKSPIINVTSKQQETALYIALSKVVNQLNTKFGDKISLKHQSQWYLKDIVTELKSSFPKVEFHDRFKNSSIRPDGGILYLEGKPDDKFIYPILIAEVKNQGTNDQRLKEGKPEQAKGNAIERLGKNLIGLRTALLRECIFPFVCFGYGCDFAQGSSILDRVRTMAMFGVLNQTRLYDEENGKFKRGSFYFREEEWQVDEMAKIMYKIAECSVYYYFSKYSESHFIK; this is encoded by the coding sequence ATGTCTCGCAAACATCAACTTCGGACAGATCGGGAAACTAAGTCCCCAATTATCAATGTTACTTCTAAACAACAAGAAACCGCTCTTTATATAGCACTGAGCAAAGTTGTCAACCAACTAAATACTAAATTTGGCGATAAAATATCGCTGAAACATCAAAGCCAGTGGTATCTCAAAGATATTGTAACCGAACTTAAATCTAGCTTTCCTAAAGTGGAGTTTCACGACCGTTTCAAAAACAGTTCTATTCGCCCAGACGGCGGCATCCTCTACCTAGAAGGAAAGCCTGACGATAAATTTATCTATCCAATTCTTATCGCTGAAGTAAAGAACCAAGGCACCAACGACCAGCGGCTGAAAGAAGGAAAGCCCGAACAAGCAAAAGGAAATGCGATCGAACGTTTGGGGAAGAACCTTATTGGCTTGCGTACGGCGCTATTGCGAGAGTGCATCTTCCCTTTCGTATGTTTCGGATATGGTTGTGATTTTGCACAAGGTTCGTCAATTTTAGACCGCGTTAGAACAATGGCCATGTTCGGGGTGCTTAATCAGACCAGGTTATACGATGAGGAAAATGGTAAGTTTAAGAGGGGAAGCTTCTATTTTAGAGAAGAAGAGTGGCAAGTTGACGAAATGGCTAAAATTATGTATAAGATTGCCGAGTGTTCAGTGTACTACTACTTCTCCAAGTATTCGGAATCACATTTTATAAAATAG
- a CDS encoding ComEC/Rec2 family competence protein, translating into MLAVGGFFALGVLAGRYLETSPFGWLAALAAVSLAALLHRRWAMMWTLLIAGLAGGAHVAGWSFPWHSHDLRHLVAEDMVEVEVSGVLAESPLFKPFTRRHGAELFTAAILQVHHLQRDRQPPEPACGLVMVTVPEPLDESFFAGQRVRVRGVLQRPSRALLPGALDYRTHLEHRGIYYLLRTRQAADWLLAGGGATHPPLPARFQAWARQALAHGQPETDDAVKLLWAMLLGWRAGLTDEIAAPFMQSGTMHLFAISGLHIGLLAYVLMSLLRLPGLSLLMARLCVLPLMWFYIAATGWPASAVRAGLMLTVWWSAGLLRRPPQPLNTVCAAAFLILLWQPRQLFQAGFQLSFGVVLGLVLWMPPMTRWLESWAQPDPLALPATSPLAAALRHAWRWLAQAAAASIAAWLASAPLVLYHFSWVTPVCLLANLVMVPLGSLIVAAGAGALLTHGWWPALGEIFNHSAWALMSLQLHCSHAFADLPMGHWPAPRPPWPGLLMYGVVWVCIAAPFLNRRRRMAAATLLTVALLAWAPLAQRIHPSTVTILPLEDGYSILVREPGWAALLDTGRPLPAERHVTPFLRAQGLARLDALILTHGDLGQMGGLSCIVSEFQPRQILHGPLWHRSPAYRDWLQSTQHATLRQAVAAGFQLHTWQLLHPAADDPLGAADDSPLVWRRESPHGACLLLSDLSRAGQNQLAQRLPPHRLRADLLICGLPEQGEPLADGFLRLVQPRLVIVADNLYPADRRAPSSLSRRLARQRVALWCTRECGAVEIQFTSTSWRATAMDGRCATPDLLPGWQPPPDLENSE; encoded by the coding sequence ATGCTTGCCGTCGGCGGCTTTTTCGCCTTGGGCGTGCTGGCGGGACGTTATCTGGAAACCTCTCCCTTCGGGTGGCTGGCCGCCCTGGCTGCGGTTTCGCTGGCGGCCCTGCTTCACCGCCGCTGGGCCATGATGTGGACCTTGCTCATCGCCGGCCTGGCGGGGGGTGCACACGTTGCAGGCTGGAGTTTCCCGTGGCACTCCCACGACCTGCGCCATCTCGTCGCCGAGGACATGGTGGAAGTGGAGGTCTCCGGCGTCCTGGCCGAGTCCCCCCTTTTCAAACCGTTCACCCGCCGCCATGGCGCCGAATTATTCACCGCGGCCATCCTGCAAGTTCACCACCTCCAGCGCGACCGCCAGCCTCCCGAACCGGCCTGCGGCCTTGTCATGGTTACGGTGCCCGAACCGCTGGACGAATCCTTCTTTGCCGGCCAGCGGGTGCGCGTGCGCGGCGTGCTCCAACGGCCCTCCCGCGCCCTCCTTCCCGGCGCGCTGGACTACCGCACCCATCTGGAACACCGCGGCATTTATTACCTCCTGCGCACCCGCCAGGCGGCCGACTGGCTGCTGGCAGGCGGCGGCGCAACCCATCCGCCGTTGCCGGCGCGCTTCCAGGCCTGGGCGCGCCAGGCGCTGGCCCACGGGCAGCCCGAAACCGATGACGCCGTGAAATTGCTCTGGGCCATGCTGCTGGGCTGGCGCGCGGGGCTGACCGACGAAATCGCCGCGCCGTTCATGCAGTCCGGCACCATGCACCTTTTCGCCATCAGCGGCCTGCACATCGGCCTGCTCGCGTATGTGCTGATGTCCCTGCTGCGCCTGCCGGGCCTTTCCCTGCTCATGGCCCGCCTGTGCGTCCTCCCCTTGATGTGGTTTTACATCGCCGCCACGGGCTGGCCGGCCTCGGCCGTGCGCGCCGGTCTCATGCTCACCGTCTGGTGGTCGGCCGGCCTGCTGCGGCGTCCCCCGCAACCGCTCAACACCGTCTGCGCTGCTGCCTTCCTCATTCTGCTCTGGCAGCCGCGCCAGCTTTTTCAAGCCGGATTCCAACTCAGCTTTGGCGTGGTGCTGGGACTGGTTTTATGGATGCCCCCCATGACCCGCTGGCTGGAATCATGGGCGCAGCCGGACCCGCTGGCGCTGCCCGCCACCTCCCCGCTTGCCGCCGCCCTGCGCCACGCCTGGCGCTGGTTGGCACAAGCCGCCGCTGCCTCCATTGCCGCCTGGCTGGCTTCTGCTCCCCTGGTCCTCTACCATTTTAGCTGGGTCACCCCCGTTTGCCTCCTGGCCAATCTGGTGATGGTTCCCCTCGGCAGCCTCATCGTCGCCGCCGGCGCGGGCGCTCTGCTCACGCATGGCTGGTGGCCGGCCCTCGGGGAAATTTTCAATCACAGCGCCTGGGCGCTGATGTCCCTGCAACTTCATTGCAGCCACGCTTTTGCGGACCTTCCCATGGGCCACTGGCCCGCGCCGCGACCCCCCTGGCCGGGGTTGTTGATGTATGGCGTTGTTTGGGTATGCATCGCTGCCCCCTTCCTGAACCGCCGCAGGCGTATGGCCGCAGCCACCCTGCTCACCGTTGCCCTGCTGGCCTGGGCGCCCCTGGCCCAACGCATCCATCCCTCCACCGTCACCATCCTGCCGCTCGAAGATGGATACTCCATTCTCGTGCGTGAACCCGGCTGGGCGGCGCTGCTGGACACCGGGCGCCCCCTGCCGGCCGAACGCCATGTCACCCCTTTCTTGCGCGCCCAGGGCCTGGCGCGGCTCGATGCCCTCATCCTCACGCATGGCGACCTCGGCCAGATGGGCGGCCTCTCCTGCATCGTCTCCGAATTTCAACCCCGCCAAATCCTCCATGGCCCCTTGTGGCATCGCTCCCCGGCCTACCGTGACTGGCTGCAATCCACCCAGCACGCCACGTTGCGCCAGGCTGTTGCCGCCGGCTTTCAGCTTCACACCTGGCAACTGCTTCATCCCGCCGCTGACGATCCCCTCGGCGCAGCCGATGACAGCCCGCTGGTCTGGCGGCGCGAGTCCCCCCACGGCGCCTGTCTGCTCCTCTCCGACCTCAGCCGCGCCGGCCAAAACCAACTGGCCCAGCGCCTCCCACCCCATCGCCTCCGCGCGGACCTTCTCATCTGCGGCCTGCCGGAGCAGGGCGAACCCCTCGCCGATGGCTTCCTGCGCCTGGTACAACCGCGCCTGGTCATCGTGGCCGACAACCTTTACCCCGCAGACCGCCGCGCTCCCTCCTCACTGTCACGGCGGCTCGCCCGCCAGCGCGTGGCCCTCTGGTGCACCCGTGAATGCGGCGCCGTGGAAATACAATTCACCTCCACAAGCTGGCGCGCCACCGCCATGGACGGCCGCTGCGCCACCCCCGACCTGCTGCCCGGCTGGCAACCGCCCCCCGACCTCGAAAACTCGGAATAA
- a CDS encoding PQQ-binding-like beta-propeller repeat protein codes for MMRRYTTLLSVLSLALSSVTLLAEDWPQWQGPLRNKISKETGLLKEWPKEGPPLAWKATNLGGGDSAPAVAAGRIYGMANRGEDEVVWALSESDGKEIWVAKLGPAYNQRMTQSREGPACTPTVDGDRLYVVGLAGEVACLQTRDGKILWQRNLTRDFGGRIPPWSYRESPLVDGNKVIVTPGAQDAMLVALNKLTGETLWKTTMPTNATPPPAEGAAPGGGGGRGGGRGGFGGMGGGGAAYSSAIAIDVEGQRQYVQFTARGVIGVAANDGRFLWRYDKPANGMGINCSTPIYQDGLIFAASAYGAGGGAVKLAKDASGNWTAEEVYFTRRMQNHHGGMVVLDGCLYGANGGNEGGYLACINFKNGEVLWDARDLPERPAPKGSVAYADGRIYYRTERGTILLIEPNAKEYRERGRFEQPDRTRLPAWAHPVIANGKLYIRDQDTLYCYDIKAK; via the coding sequence ATGATGCGACGTTATACCACACTCTTGAGCGTCCTGAGCCTGGCCCTGTCATCCGTCACCCTCCTGGCCGAGGATTGGCCCCAATGGCAGGGTCCGCTCCGCAACAAGATTTCCAAGGAAACCGGCCTCCTCAAAGAGTGGCCCAAGGAAGGTCCGCCGCTCGCCTGGAAGGCCACCAACCTGGGCGGTGGCGACAGCGCCCCCGCCGTGGCCGCCGGCCGCATCTACGGCATGGCCAACCGCGGCGAAGACGAAGTTGTGTGGGCCTTGTCGGAAAGTGACGGCAAAGAAATCTGGGTGGCCAAGCTCGGCCCAGCCTACAACCAGCGCATGACCCAAAGCCGCGAAGGCCCCGCCTGCACCCCCACCGTGGACGGCGACCGCCTTTACGTCGTCGGCCTCGCCGGCGAGGTCGCCTGCCTGCAAACCCGCGACGGCAAAATCCTCTGGCAACGCAACCTCACCCGCGATTTTGGCGGCCGCATCCCCCCTTGGAGCTACCGCGAATCCCCGCTGGTGGACGGCAACAAGGTCATCGTCACCCCCGGCGCCCAAGACGCCATGCTGGTGGCCCTCAATAAATTGACCGGGGAAACCCTCTGGAAAACCACCATGCCCACCAACGCCACGCCCCCGCCTGCCGAAGGCGCCGCCCCCGGCGGCGGTGGTGGCCGTGGCGGCGGCCGCGGCGGATTCGGCGGCATGGGCGGCGGCGGCGCCGCCTATTCCTCTGCCATCGCCATTGACGTGGAGGGCCAGCGCCAATATGTCCAGTTCACCGCGCGCGGCGTCATCGGCGTCGCCGCCAATGACGGCCGCTTCCTCTGGCGCTACGACAAACCCGCCAACGGCATGGGCATCAACTGCTCCACCCCCATTTACCAGGACGGCCTGATTTTCGCCGCCTCGGCCTACGGCGCGGGCGGTGGCGCTGTGAAACTCGCCAAAGACGCCAGCGGCAACTGGACCGCCGAAGAAGTTTATTTCACCCGCCGGATGCAAAATCACCACGGCGGCATGGTGGTGCTCGACGGCTGCCTCTACGGCGCCAACGGCGGCAACGAAGGCGGTTACCTGGCCTGCATTAATTTCAAAAACGGCGAAGTCCTCTGGGACGCCCGCGACCTGCCCGAGCGCCCCGCTCCCAAAGGCTCGGTGGCTTACGCCGACGGCCGCATCTACTACCGCACCGAGCGCGGCACCATCCTGCTCATCGAGCCGAATGCCAAGGAATACCGCGAGCGCGGCCGCTTTGAGCAGCCCGACCGCACCCGCCTGCCCGCCTGGGCCCACCCCGTCATCGCCAACGGCAAACTCTACATCCGCGACCAGGACACCCTCTACTGCTACGACATCAAAGCAAAGTAA
- the darT gene encoding type II toxin-antitoxin system toxin DNA ADP-ribosyl transferase DarT — translation MSALTPQNALIFRITHLANIPWLLDHGLHCQSAPQRDPHFHALGNPELIARRQHRRVPIAPGGTLADYVPFYFTPYSIMLYNIKTGHGGVPHVANEQIVFLVSSLRRVAEMGIAFVFTDRHAYVQTAAYYNSLEDLAQVDWKLLQSRDFSNDPNDPGKKERYQAEALVYRHLPMAGLMSLVCHNPEVEAYLCQEVARRNLSLKIAVRPRWYF, via the coding sequence ATGAGTGCTCTAACTCCACAAAATGCGCTGATATTCCGCATTACTCACCTGGCTAATATTCCCTGGCTATTGGATCATGGCCTGCATTGCCAAAGCGCCCCCCAACGAGACCCTCATTTCCATGCTCTCGGCAATCCGGAGTTGATTGCGCGCCGCCAGCACCGCCGCGTGCCCATTGCCCCCGGGGGCACTCTGGCCGATTACGTGCCGTTTTACTTCACGCCCTATTCCATCATGCTTTACAATATCAAGACGGGTCATGGGGGAGTTCCCCACGTCGCCAACGAACAGATTGTTTTTCTGGTGAGCTCCCTGCGCCGGGTGGCTGAAATGGGAATTGCGTTTGTTTTCACCGACCGGCACGCCTATGTGCAAACCGCAGCGTATTATAACTCCCTTGAGGACCTGGCGCAGGTGGATTGGAAGCTCCTGCAGTCCCGCGATTTCAGCAACGACCCGAACGACCCGGGCAAAAAGGAGCGATACCAAGCCGAGGCCCTGGTGTATCGCCATCTACCCATGGCCGGCCTTATGAGTCTCGTTTGTCACAATCCGGAAGTGGAAGCGTACTTGTGCCAGGAAGTGGCCCGGCGTAATTTGTCCTTGAAGATTGCAGTACGACCGCGCTGGTATTTTTAA
- a CDS encoding GH116 family glycosyl hydrolase, whose amino-acid sequence MKTRIVSKPSASGNPLKRRQFLALTAASAAVSATGALTPLAEAAPATKTPASTSGGWRFNAVYTGEHLSRIAFPMGGMGAGMICLEGLGAFSHVSLRHRPEVFHQPCLFAAVSVKGQPGTAKVLEGPVQPWKIFGAGNTGNGAPGATYGLPRFRAAAFAVRFPFATVTLNDPNMPLRVELTGWSPFIPGDADSSSLPVAGLEYRFTNPTKKPLEAVFSFNAKNFMVVGSNAQAIKPIRGGFMLWGGAPADRPWEEGAFCAVVDEPDVKVNHAWFRGGWWDPLTMAWKDIAAAAAYDRPPVTEGGPSPGATLFVPFTVAPGASRTIIVKLAWYVGHTNQRIGRDPANTPAPKEYYRPWYAGRFKGVEEVAEFWRTRYDELRRGSAAFAECFYSSTLPPEVLEAVAANLTILKSPTVLRQADGRLWGWEGCSDGSGCCHGTCTHVWNYAQAIPHLFPDLERTLRDTEFNFSQDKRGHQTFRSALPIRPIEPDFHAAADGQLGGIMKVFREWRLSGDTEWLRRLWPKVRQSLDYCIATWDPGEKGVLEEPHHNTYDIEFWGPNGMCTSFYLGALKAAVLMGQALGDNVARYAQLLEKGIYKTESELFDGEYFIQKIEWKNLRAGNPVENKSMVGSYSPEALQLLEKEGPKYQYGKGCLSDGVLGDWLAQVCGVGPVLDTQKVTSHLRAVHRYNLKHDLTDYPNPQRPSYACGAEGGLLLCTWPKGGELSLPFVYSNEVWTGIEYQVASHLMLMGRVEEGLEIVRVCRRRYDGRIRNPFNEYECGHWYARAMSSYALLQGLTGARYDAVTKTLHLAPKIKGDWRAFFSAHGSFGTVGMKRGKPFYEPVRGQLDIQRFEVH is encoded by the coding sequence ATGAAAACACGCATTGTTTCCAAGCCGTCCGCCTCCGGCAACCCACTCAAGCGCCGTCAATTCCTCGCGCTCACCGCCGCCTCGGCCGCCGTAAGCGCCACTGGAGCCCTGACACCGCTGGCCGAGGCCGCGCCTGCCACCAAAACCCCCGCCAGCACCAGCGGGGGCTGGCGTTTCAATGCCGTCTATACTGGCGAGCACCTCAGCCGCATCGCCTTCCCCATGGGCGGCATGGGCGCAGGCATGATTTGCCTCGAGGGCCTGGGCGCGTTTTCGCATGTCTCACTGCGCCATCGTCCGGAGGTTTTTCATCAGCCCTGCCTCTTTGCCGCCGTCTCCGTCAAAGGCCAGCCGGGCACGGCCAAAGTGCTGGAAGGACCGGTGCAGCCCTGGAAAATTTTTGGCGCGGGCAACACCGGCAACGGCGCGCCGGGCGCCACCTACGGCCTGCCGCGCTTTCGCGCCGCCGCCTTTGCCGTGCGCTTCCCCTTCGCCACCGTCACCTTGAACGACCCCAACATGCCCCTGCGCGTGGAGTTGACCGGCTGGAGTCCCTTCATCCCCGGCGATGCCGACAGCTCCAGCCTGCCCGTGGCGGGGCTGGAATATCGTTTCACCAACCCCACCAAAAAACCGCTGGAGGCCGTATTTTCGTTCAACGCAAAAAACTTCATGGTCGTGGGCAGCAATGCGCAGGCCATTAAACCCATTCGCGGCGGCTTTATGTTGTGGGGCGGCGCGCCCGCCGACCGGCCCTGGGAGGAAGGCGCGTTCTGCGCCGTGGTGGATGAGCCTGACGTCAAAGTCAACCATGCCTGGTTCCGCGGCGGCTGGTGGGACCCCCTCACCATGGCCTGGAAAGACATTGCCGCCGCGGCCGCCTATGACCGCCCGCCTGTCACCGAGGGCGGCCCCAGCCCCGGCGCCACCCTCTTCGTGCCCTTCACCGTCGCCCCGGGCGCCTCGCGCACCATCATCGTCAAGCTGGCCTGGTACGTGGGCCACACCAACCAGCGCATTGGCCGCGACCCCGCCAACACGCCCGCGCCCAAGGAATACTACCGGCCCTGGTACGCCGGCCGCTTCAAAGGCGTCGAGGAAGTCGCCGAGTTCTGGCGCACCCGCTATGACGAATTGCGCCGCGGCTCCGCGGCGTTTGCCGAATGCTTTTACAGCAGCACCCTGCCGCCGGAAGTCCTCGAAGCCGTGGCGGCCAATTTGACCATCCTCAAATCCCCTACCGTCCTCCGCCAGGCCGACGGCCGGCTCTGGGGCTGGGAAGGTTGCTCCGACGGCAGCGGCTGCTGCCACGGCACCTGCACCCACGTCTGGAATTACGCGCAGGCCATTCCCCACCTCTTCCCGGACCTTGAGCGCACCCTGCGCGACACTGAGTTCAACTTCTCGCAGGACAAACGCGGGCACCAAACCTTCCGCAGCGCCCTGCCCATCCGCCCCATTGAACCCGACTTCCACGCCGCCGCCGACGGCCAGTTGGGCGGCATCATGAAGGTGTTTCGCGAGTGGCGGTTGAGCGGCGACACCGAATGGCTGCGCCGCCTCTGGCCCAAGGTGCGCCAAAGCCTGGATTACTGCATCGCCACCTGGGACCCCGGCGAAAAAGGCGTGCTCGAGGAGCCGCACCACAACACCTACGACATCGAGTTCTGGGGCCCCAATGGCATGTGCACCAGTTTCTACCTCGGCGCCCTCAAAGCCGCCGTCCTCATGGGCCAGGCCCTGGGCGACAATGTCGCGCGCTACGCCCAGCTCCTGGAAAAAGGCATCTACAAAACCGAGTCGGAACTCTTTGACGGCGAGTATTTCATCCAGAAAATCGAATGGAAAAACTTGCGCGCCGGCAACCCCGTCGAAAACAAAAGCATGGTGGGCAGTTACTCGCCCGAAGCCCTGCAACTGCTGGAAAAGGAAGGTCCCAAATACCAATACGGCAAGGGCTGCCTCTCCGACGGCGTGCTCGGCGACTGGCTGGCGCAGGTCTGCGGCGTGGGTCCCGTGCTCGACACCCAAAAAGTCACCAGCCACCTGCGGGCGGTCCATCGCTACAATCTCAAGCATGACCTGACCGATTACCCGAATCCCCAGCGCCCCAGTTACGCCTGCGGCGCCGAAGGCGGCCTCCTGTTGTGCACCTGGCCCAAGGGCGGCGAACTCTCGCTGCCGTTTGTCTATAGCAACGAGGTCTGGACCGGCATCGAATACCAAGTAGCCTCCCACCTCATGCTCATGGGGCGCGTGGAAGAAGGGCTGGAGATTGTGCGCGTCTGCCGCCGCCGCTATGACGGGCGCATTCGCAATCCCTTCAACGAATACGAATGCGGCCACTGGTACGCCCGGGCCATGTCCTCCTATGCCCTCCTGCAAGGCCTCACCGGCGCGCGTTATGACGCCGTGACCAAAACCCTGCACCTCGCCCCCAAAATCAAAGGCGACTGGCGCGCCTTTTTCAGCGCCCATGGCAGCTTTGGCACGGTGGGCATGAAGCGCGGCAAACCTTTCTACGAGCCGGTGCGCGGGCAGTTGGACATCCAACGCTTCGAGGTCCACTAA